A region of Marnyiella aurantia DNA encodes the following proteins:
- a CDS encoding carboxypeptidase-like regulatory domain-containing protein: MKIKLLFFCLISVVMLDAQSYVFGKVTSEDGIQLAQVSVINMRTDERSETDTDGQFMIRGERGDELRFSRAGYERVTLTVAAANLEKPVSIVLQSITQEIEAVNLRYQATGNLREDVRHFGDRGKVKQLKEEVSDYISRKSSREVLAPRHGEFVQPVGPGIPIGKVKDRWDDVDLMIYLIESLGEDYFTEELKISRTEIQPFIYYVFANFDRKQALKYGAADGAVVARFVDAAHKRIDSYHNRTAPSHNIP; this comes from the coding sequence GTGAAGATAAAACTACTCTTTTTTTGCCTGATCAGCGTTGTGATGCTGGATGCCCAAAGCTATGTCTTTGGTAAGGTAACGTCGGAAGACGGTATACAGCTGGCCCAGGTTTCAGTTATAAATATGAGAACTGATGAAAGGTCCGAAACGGACACTGACGGCCAGTTTATGATTCGGGGAGAAAGAGGTGATGAGTTGCGTTTCAGCCGGGCTGGTTATGAACGGGTTACATTAACAGTTGCTGCCGCAAATTTGGAGAAACCGGTCTCAATAGTTTTGCAGAGCATTACGCAGGAGATTGAGGCCGTAAATCTCCGATATCAGGCTACAGGTAATCTCAGGGAAGATGTCAGGCATTTCGGCGACCGAGGAAAAGTAAAGCAACTGAAGGAAGAGGTCTCAGATTATATTTCGCGTAAGTCTTCACGGGAAGTTCTGGCTCCGCGCCATGGTGAATTTGTGCAGCCTGTAGGTCCGGGAATCCCTATAGGAAAGGTAAAAGACCGCTGGGACGATGTGGACCTTATGATTTATCTAATTGAAAGCTTGGGTGAGGATTATTTTACTGAAGAACTTAAAATATCACGTACCGAAATACAGCCGTTTATTTATTACGTTTTTGCTAACTTTGATAGGAAGCAGGCGCTAAAATACGGTGCAGCAGACGGTGCCGTGGTTGCGCGGTTTGTTGATGCTGCCCATAAGCGGATAGACTCATATCATAACCGTACCGCGCCCTCGCACAATATTCCGTAG
- a CDS encoding SIMPL domain-containing protein, translating into MNKGVLSVAIAALGFVLGLWFLGSAIKNRNKAENTISVTGLGTKKFTSDLITWSGNFSRNSFELKAAYDELANDKRVIENYLVSKGIRKEEMVFSAVDIQKQYSYGTDANGRSTQTFGGYQLSQRISIDSKNVAQIENLSRNITEIINLGIEFTSSPPNYFYTKLADVKQQMIADATKDAKARAEKIAENAGSSLGNLKKATMGVTQITEPNSTEEYSYGGTFNTTSREKEASITIKLEYEVD; encoded by the coding sequence ATGAATAAAGGAGTACTTTCCGTAGCAATTGCAGCACTTGGATTCGTGCTGGGCCTGTGGTTTTTAGGCAGTGCCATCAAAAACCGAAACAAGGCCGAGAATACAATCTCAGTAACCGGTTTGGGAACCAAGAAATTCACTTCAGATCTTATAACCTGGAGCGGTAATTTTTCCCGAAACAGTTTTGAACTGAAGGCTGCCTATGACGAACTTGCCAATGATAAGCGTGTGATTGAAAATTATCTTGTTTCCAAAGGAATCAGGAAAGAGGAGATGGTTTTTTCTGCTGTGGATATTCAGAAACAGTACAGCTATGGTACGGATGCCAATGGGCGAAGTACGCAAACTTTCGGTGGTTATCAGCTCTCACAGCGGATTTCAATTGACAGTAAAAACGTAGCTCAAATCGAGAATCTCTCGCGAAATATTACCGAAATCATCAACCTTGGAATTGAATTTACCTCCTCCCCACCCAACTATTTTTATACAAAACTTGCAGATGTGAAGCAACAGATGATTGCTGATGCCACTAAAGATGCAAAGGCCAGGGCGGAAAAAATTGCTGAAAACGCCGGAAGTTCCTTAGGCAATCTTAAGAAAGCGACTATGGGCGTAACTCAGATTACCGAGCCCAATTCAACCGAGGAATACTCGTATGGCGGCACGTTTAATACGACATCCCGGGAAAAGGAGGCCAGTATTACAATCAAACTGGAATACGAAGTAGACTGA
- a CDS encoding GNAT family N-acetyltransferase, with product MEYLQVSAADDFRAEHIYKSYCSTFPEDERRSEDQFRQLFKNPKVKVLAILNELDNIGYLVLWELTDFVFIEHFEIFSEFRSLKYGSEMLAHLFRTYSHIVLEAEPEHLNDDAVRRVAFYSKNGFSVIDENYVQPCYEEGKNSLQLLLLANWQPEKTDWIKEEIYDVVYC from the coding sequence ATGGAATACCTTCAGGTCTCTGCAGCAGACGATTTTCGTGCTGAACATATCTACAAATCCTACTGCAGTACTTTCCCCGAGGACGAGCGCCGCAGCGAAGATCAGTTCAGGCAACTCTTCAAAAATCCTAAAGTGAAGGTGCTCGCTATCCTGAACGAACTGGACAATATTGGTTATCTGGTATTATGGGAGCTTACCGATTTCGTGTTTATTGAACATTTTGAGATATTTTCTGAATTCAGAAGTTTAAAATATGGAAGCGAAATGCTGGCGCACCTTTTCCGCACCTATTCTCATATAGTGCTGGAAGCGGAACCGGAACATTTGAATGATGATGCTGTGAGAAGAGTTGCTTTCTACAGCAAAAACGGGTTCAGTGTCATAGATGAAAATTATGTACAGCCCTGTTATGAAGAAGGTAAAAACTCACTTCAGCTATTGCTGCTTGCCAACTGGCAGCCGGAAAAGACAGACTGGATCAAAGAGGAGATATATGATGTCGTCTATTGCTGA
- a CDS encoding PspC family transcriptional regulator — MHEPGFITKIRHNVEREWFGVLTRMGSKLGIPVAKLRVFFIYSTFATVGIFFLIYLILAFSLWVKDIFITRRPNVFDL; from the coding sequence ATGCACGAACCGGGATTTATAACTAAAATACGTCATAATGTAGAACGCGAATGGTTTGGGGTCCTTACGCGTATGGGTTCTAAACTTGGAATTCCGGTCGCCAAGTTACGCGTATTCTTCATCTATTCCACGTTCGCTACTGTTGGGATTTTTTTCCTGATTTATCTTATACTGGCGTTCTCTCTTTGGGTAAAGGACATCTTCATTACGCGCCGGCCCAACGTATTTGATCTCTAA
- a CDS encoding DUF2851 family protein — MNEKLLQYLWNFKIFKNFDFKDTSGNSIEIFDFGRWNNDSGPDFLHAGIKFKGLELHGHIELHLKSSDWIFHRHSGNPEFDNIILHAVLVHDIEIQELNDRNVPTLELQAHVDSTLLWKYESLLKENRFIPCEDIFDPGRIPVGFTDETLLKKLDIKSHEIEKALKISKNNYEAVLFQYLAYAFGLKVNALHFRQMAESIDFKLINKLSQNPLHLEALFFGLCGWLVKPADEQMSLWRREFDFIKVKYNLPPLRFYPKFSKLRPPNFPTVRLSQLASLYHLNQNLFSRLISAAGTAELYHIFSRVKASEYWDIRFNFGKESTVTGEKYLSRDFTDLVLLNAVLPMKYVYTKNSDEDAAEAVISLYRNLAPEKNSITDGWKTLGVVIEDAADSQAYIYQHKYFCETKNCLNCSIGLQLLKKE, encoded by the coding sequence ATGAATGAAAAGTTGCTGCAATACCTTTGGAACTTCAAGATTTTTAAAAATTTTGACTTTAAAGATACGTCCGGAAATTCTATCGAAATCTTTGATTTTGGCAGATGGAACAATGACTCTGGACCCGATTTTCTGCACGCAGGCATAAAATTCAAAGGTCTTGAACTTCATGGCCATATTGAACTTCATCTTAAATCATCAGATTGGATCTTCCACCGACATTCCGGCAATCCCGAGTTTGATAATATTATTTTGCATGCTGTACTGGTGCACGATATTGAAATACAGGAACTTAATGACCGAAATGTACCTACTCTGGAACTTCAGGCGCATGTAGACTCTACTTTACTTTGGAAATATGAATCACTGCTGAAGGAAAACCGATTTATACCTTGCGAAGATATTTTTGACCCCGGCAGGATCCCGGTAGGTTTTACCGATGAAACGCTGCTGAAGAAACTGGATATAAAGTCTCATGAGATTGAAAAAGCACTCAAAATCAGCAAAAACAATTACGAGGCAGTTCTTTTTCAATATCTGGCATATGCTTTTGGCCTTAAAGTCAATGCTCTTCATTTCAGACAAATGGCAGAAAGTATTGACTTCAAGCTGATTAATAAACTAAGTCAGAATCCCTTACATCTGGAAGCGCTTTTCTTTGGTCTGTGTGGATGGCTGGTCAAACCAGCGGACGAACAGATGAGTTTATGGCGTCGTGAGTTTGACTTTATTAAAGTTAAATACAACCTGCCTCCACTTCGTTTTTATCCTAAATTTTCCAAGCTCAGACCGCCTAATTTCCCCACTGTACGACTGTCGCAGTTGGCTTCGCTATATCACCTGAACCAAAACCTCTTTTCCCGACTGATTTCCGCGGCCGGAACAGCGGAACTTTATCATATTTTCAGCAGGGTAAAAGCAAGCGAGTACTGGGACATCCGCTTTAACTTCGGGAAAGAAAGTACGGTTACGGGCGAAAAATACCTTTCCCGCGATTTTACTGACCTTGTTCTTCTGAACGCTGTATTACCAATGAAATATGTCTACACAAAAAACTCTGATGAGGATGCTGCGGAGGCCGTAATCAGTCTGTACCGGAATCTTGCACCTGAGAAAAACAGTATAACGGACGGATGGAAGACCCTGGGTGTTGTCATTGAAGATGCCGCAGACAGTCAGGCCTATATTTACCAACATAAATATTTCTGCGAAACCAAAAATTGCCTAAATTGCAGTATCGGCCTTCAGCTGTTGAAAAAGGAATAG
- the bshA gene encoding N-acetyl-alpha-D-glucosaminyl L-malate synthase BshA, protein MKIGILCYPTYGGSGIVATELGMSLAHKGYEVHFISSALPARLDITNPNIFFHKVNVETYPLFEYQPYDIALSSMIYRVVNLYKLDLLHAHYAIPYAYAAFTAKQMLKEESRDIPLVTTLHGTDITLVGQHPSYKHAVEFSINQSDAVTSVSASLKADTLKFFNIKKEIQVITNFIDNSDFGGGVQTCQRKQFAKDEEKILIHVSNLRPVKRIMEVLQIFKNVHARIKSKLIIIGEGPEMEKINQFLEEHPELIGEIRLLGKVNDLYRILQLSDVFLLPSEQESFGLAALEAMAASTPVISSNAGGIPEVNIQGETGFMAEIGNVEAMSNYTIKLLSDENLLATMKDNAKQQAIRFDLKNILPVYEDMYAETLKKFNTQKVLQ, encoded by the coding sequence ATGAAAATAGGAATTCTCTGCTACCCCACCTATGGTGGAAGCGGCATAGTGGCTACCGAACTTGGTATGTCTCTGGCACATAAAGGCTATGAAGTGCACTTTATCAGTTCTGCTCTGCCTGCACGGCTGGACATTACCAATCCAAATATATTTTTCCATAAAGTAAACGTTGAGACCTACCCTCTTTTTGAATATCAGCCTTATGACATTGCCCTCTCATCTATGATTTATAGGGTTGTGAACCTGTATAAACTTGATTTGCTGCATGCCCATTACGCAATTCCCTATGCCTACGCGGCATTTACAGCAAAGCAAATGCTGAAGGAGGAAAGCAGGGACATCCCGTTAGTTACTACGCTTCACGGTACAGACATCACACTGGTTGGTCAGCACCCAAGTTATAAACACGCTGTTGAGTTTTCTATAAACCAGTCGGATGCTGTAACTTCGGTATCAGCAAGCCTGAAAGCAGATACCCTTAAGTTCTTCAACATAAAAAAGGAAATCCAGGTCATCACCAATTTCATAGATAATTCCGATTTTGGTGGAGGCGTACAAACCTGCCAGAGAAAACAGTTTGCAAAGGACGAGGAGAAAATCCTCATTCATGTTTCTAACCTTCGCCCGGTAAAAAGGATTATGGAAGTACTGCAGATTTTTAAAAATGTACATGCGCGCATTAAATCCAAACTCATCATCATTGGTGAAGGTCCGGAGATGGAGAAGATAAATCAGTTCCTTGAAGAGCACCCGGAACTTATCGGAGAAATCCGGCTGCTGGGAAAAGTGAACGACCTGTACAGAATCCTGCAGCTGTCTGATGTGTTCCTGCTTCCCTCGGAACAGGAAAGTTTCGGACTGGCGGCACTGGAAGCAATGGCCGCTTCTACCCCTGTCATCAGTTCCAATGCCGGTGGCATTCCGGAAGTTAACATTCAGGGCGAGACCGGGTTTATGGCCGAAATTGGAAATGTAGAGGCAATGAGCAATTATACAATTAAACTGCTGTCGGACGAAAACCTGCTGGCCACAATGAAGGATAATGCCAAACAGCAGGCAATCAGATTTGACCTTAAAAATATCTTACCTGTGTACGAAGACATGTATGCTGAAACGCTGAAAAAATTTAATACGCAAAAGGTCCTGCAATAG
- a CDS encoding glycoside hydrolase family 3 protein has protein sequence MSRIYLSIIIFLTVFSSSLSAQYIPGNITVAEEEKAMEWVNVTYNSLTQDEKLGQLFIVALYNNKGEEHINGVRNLVINEKLGGLILMQDDAEKHINLVNEFQSRSKIPMMIGMDAEWGLYQRIAAAHKFPWAMTLGAIQDKKLITEMAAQIASDAKRMGVNWDFAPVVDVNTNPNNPIIGNRSFGSEVQNVVLSAEAYAKGLQDNNVLAAIKHFPGHGDTNTDSHLDLPVVSHNLQRLNDVELAPFKALMDRGIGGVMVAHLFVPALEKEKGVPASVSHSIITGILKEKYGYKGLIITDALNMGAVAKKYKPGELDALAFKAGNDIMLFSEGVKEGKRRIQAAIDKNAIAQNRVEESVKKILLTKYYLGLHKYEARNPANINNDLNNSKHTQIVQNMYANAITLLKDEKKLLPLDCNATYYYVALEEAPFQTVVDQLNLYTTVIVKKPSETSTIPANSKVIIGLHKDNSTAYKPYKISAESKKLLSEINKNHQVILSVFGSAYSLQDVDISKVPTVLVAYENNEDSMKATAKAVMGKTKVSGRLPVLVNQKLKAGMGIDLPAKTVKTHSANKKTVIE, from the coding sequence ATGAGCAGGATTTACCTTAGCATTATCATCTTTCTAACTGTATTCAGTTCCTCACTTTCGGCACAATATATTCCCGGGAATATTACGGTTGCTGAAGAGGAAAAAGCCATGGAATGGGTTAATGTCACTTACAACTCCCTTACACAGGATGAGAAACTGGGACAACTTTTCATTGTAGCTTTATATAACAATAAAGGCGAAGAGCATATTAATGGTGTCAGGAATTTGGTTATCAATGAAAAACTGGGCGGTCTCATACTTATGCAGGATGATGCTGAAAAGCATATCAATTTGGTGAATGAGTTTCAATCTCGCTCCAAAATACCAATGATGATTGGAATGGATGCGGAATGGGGGCTGTACCAGCGTATTGCCGCAGCACATAAATTTCCATGGGCTATGACTTTGGGTGCCATTCAGGACAAAAAACTGATAACCGAAATGGCAGCCCAGATTGCTTCCGATGCAAAAAGAATGGGCGTAAACTGGGATTTTGCTCCGGTGGTGGATGTGAATACAAATCCAAACAATCCTATTATTGGAAACAGGAGTTTTGGATCCGAAGTGCAGAATGTAGTGCTTTCTGCTGAAGCTTATGCAAAAGGACTGCAGGACAATAATGTACTTGCCGCTATAAAACATTTTCCGGGCCATGGGGATACCAACACGGATTCTCACCTGGACCTGCCTGTAGTTTCTCATAATCTGCAGCGGCTTAACGACGTTGAACTGGCACCTTTTAAAGCGCTTATGGACAGAGGAATCGGCGGTGTAATGGTGGCACATCTTTTTGTGCCGGCTCTTGAAAAAGAGAAAGGTGTTCCTGCATCAGTTTCCCACAGCATTATTACCGGTATATTAAAGGAAAAATATGGCTACAAAGGTTTAATAATAACCGATGCACTTAATATGGGAGCCGTGGCTAAAAAATATAAACCCGGCGAACTGGACGCGCTGGCCTTTAAAGCCGGTAACGACATTATGCTTTTTTCGGAAGGAGTAAAAGAAGGCAAAAGGCGTATTCAGGCGGCGATAGACAAAAATGCGATTGCACAGAACCGCGTTGAGGAAAGCGTTAAGAAAATTCTGCTTACTAAATATTATCTCGGCCTCCACAAATACGAAGCGCGAAATCCCGCAAACATCAATAATGATCTGAACAACAGCAAACACACACAAATTGTTCAAAATATGTATGCGAACGCCATTACCCTGCTGAAGGACGAAAAAAAACTGCTTCCGCTGGACTGTAATGCAACCTACTATTATGTAGCTCTGGAAGAAGCACCATTTCAAACTGTTGTGGACCAGCTGAATCTTTATACTACCGTTATTGTAAAAAAACCGTCAGAAACTTCAACTATCCCTGCCAATTCAAAAGTGATTATAGGATTGCACAAGGATAATTCAACAGCATATAAACCCTATAAAATCTCCGCGGAAAGTAAAAAGCTGCTAAGTGAGATAAATAAAAACCATCAGGTAATCCTAAGCGTTTTCGGATCCGCTTATTCACTGCAGGATGTTGACATTTCGAAGGTGCCAACTGTACTGGTTGCCTACGAAAACAATGAAGATTCCATGAAAGCAACTGCAAAGGCAGTAATGGGAAAAACAAAGGTCTCCGGAAGACTTCCTGTTTTGGTAAACCAAAAACTAAAGGCAGGAATGGGTATAGATTTGCCTGCAAAAACTGTTAAAACTCACAGTGCAAACAAAAAAACTGTAATTGAGTAA
- the deoD gene encoding purine-nucleoside phosphorylase: MSVHIAAAKGQIAKTVLQPGDPLRAKFIADNYLDSVKLVSQTRNIFYYTGTYKGNEITIGASGMGIPSIGIYSYELYTEYGVDTIIRIGTCGAYSTDLNLFDVINVENAASESTYAKYAWGIEEELIPHQGNIFESINQTAAGLGKTVIESNIHTSDIFYRKDAAVPAIAQKHKCLAVEMEAFALFANAKYLGKSAATLLTVSDIIPTREQISSDEREKALRVMIELALESAVKA; this comes from the coding sequence ATGAGTGTACATATTGCAGCTGCCAAAGGGCAAATCGCAAAGACCGTATTGCAGCCGGGAGATCCGCTGAGAGCAAAATTCATTGCAGATAATTATCTGGATTCTGTAAAACTTGTAAGCCAAACCCGTAATATTTTCTATTATACAGGAACTTATAAAGGAAATGAAATTACCATTGGGGCCAGCGGTATGGGGATTCCCAGCATAGGTATTTATTCTTACGAGCTATATACCGAATACGGGGTAGATACAATCATAAGGATTGGGACCTGTGGTGCTTATTCCACGGACCTTAATCTGTTTGATGTAATCAATGTGGAAAATGCAGCGAGTGAGTCTACTTACGCTAAATACGCATGGGGAATAGAGGAAGAACTGATTCCGCACCAGGGAAATATATTTGAATCAATTAACCAAACCGCTGCCGGACTTGGAAAGACTGTTATTGAGTCAAACATCCATACCAGTGACATTTTCTACAGGAAGGACGCAGCTGTGCCGGCGATCGCGCAAAAACATAAATGTCTGGCTGTGGAAATGGAAGCTTTCGCCCTTTTTGCCAATGCGAAATATCTTGGGAAAAGTGCGGCGACCCTTCTTACAGTTTCAGATATCATCCCAACAAGGGAGCAAATCAGTTCCGATGAGCGTGAAAAAGCTTTAAGGGTTATGATTGAGCTGGCACTTGAATCTGCGGTAAAAGCATAA
- the ribA gene encoding GTP cyclohydrolase II, which translates to MLKLQAEANVPTEYGQYRMMAFSDNDQDWMPHMAIIAENTDFSLPVNVRFHSECITGEVFHSRKCECGQQLDAAMQYIQINGGIIIYLRQEGRNIGIINKLKAYALQEKGMDTVQANLELGLPADDRDFGVAIEILKLLSVKEINLLTNNPIKVRFVEESDIRLNSRIPLQILAHDMSRSYLKTKKDFFGHLLDDLEPDI; encoded by the coding sequence ATGTTGAAATTGCAGGCAGAAGCCAATGTCCCAACCGAATACGGTCAATACAGGATGATGGCTTTTTCCGACAACGATCAGGACTGGATGCCACATATGGCCATCATAGCCGAGAACACCGATTTTTCCCTACCGGTAAATGTCCGTTTTCACTCAGAATGCATTACCGGCGAAGTATTTCATTCCCGAAAATGCGAGTGTGGCCAGCAACTGGACGCCGCTATGCAGTATATCCAAATTAACGGAGGCATCATAATATATCTCCGCCAGGAAGGCAGAAATATAGGCATAATCAATAAACTGAAGGCATACGCGCTGCAGGAAAAGGGCATGGACACAGTGCAGGCTAACCTGGAATTGGGACTGCCGGCAGACGACCGCGATTTTGGGGTAGCGATTGAAATTCTTAAGCTGCTTTCTGTAAAAGAAATTAATCTCCTGACTAACAACCCGATCAAGGTACGCTTTGTAGAAGAAAGTGATATCCGCCTGAACAGCCGGATACCACTTCAAATTCTTGCACACGACATGAGCCGTTCCTATCTTAAAACCAAAAAAGATTTCTTCGGTCATTTGCTGGATGACCTTGAACCGGACATTTAG